A region from the Leguminivora glycinivorella isolate SPB_JAAS2020 chromosome 3, LegGlyc_1.1, whole genome shotgun sequence genome encodes:
- the LOC125242546 gene encoding uncharacterized protein LOC125242546 isoform X2, whose product MIKFRYKRKEEGKAKIDVLKDRELLPPKDMVVVGSMPVRHSTLPRTKRRDSPERAPLSQTTIALFRELFAQLQWSAERTPAADSLRRALGGGGARFQLGCMADASECFEHLLLRVHAHVAAGDRRDDDACRAPHCVPHRKFAMMLVEQSVCGACQATSEPLPFTQMVHYVSATALTAQAALGEHGDSFGLLLRKAGGMGDIRDCPNACGAKIQICRTLMNRPEVVSIGMVWDSERPNADHVAAVYAALGTELRPTDAFHACVDRAWAARATHRLVGLVTYYGKHYSTFFFHSKLRLWIYFDDADVKEVGPEWSHVVDKCRRGRFQPLLLLYAAVDGTPCDTRHAPKDVVPFPAPEPRRAVTPAPERNSAGFARRAVTPGPDNESDYVSRKAVENMLEVQANRRAQLARSLSTGSASDTQDRPRARRDSGNWSGDRNSASSASSSTVESPYMYTRGRGPGSVPSSPTRKGELSSGGSCDAGYDSYSLSSTDSLPLQQGLRHNLQLAQIPELTTRGDCEALCLEADRLLEKSRHAEDSADYETALVLCDAAASKARAAMDAPYNNPHTMTFARMKHNTCVMRARSLQRRMAGMTRVTEVPQAAPIRNTKGGLESTTTPIEIYATLPKKKGSSKKSPKCIDDDLDNNPRERPPRHKSRDEEKVREKRSRSEDRGRARKEITVAIEKKEEPVEDKKANKKQHKIRRKLLMGGLIRRKNRSMPDLTEGADGNNEPTNKEKRVSSVDDGDVGRKKTDDKSNLSGYLSEGHLEYSAASGTNPNLERSKLMRKSFHGSAGKMLTAAKVPPPPPLRTTSQLSGPKFESEVIEHNLQSRPPPPVPMAGRGDYPYPHDDPEDGGFSEQYGDEPQSLPFLPSNYDGNPHYNRLEDSPSQNFHTVITKAMIHQEQSPIKRETMQPIQPSRSHMQNLSHAFDNGVDVVDCAFPMRRSPQMMDLPPYPSPMNSVNHSRQPSEEFPPPPPPIDLTPLQDELSCIQNSSHNVITAQTDEEREVPKGSLLAQLQEKRSQILRNEECLSQMNQMETNNNSSADIWLKELQAKQAALKLKRSGSLEGQLSSPSEAVSSNSNNVRNIASRFETNAQNSSDGERSHIGFVGMSANRDVINCSNQSNVGMYNRRASSSSIDPKQMEDEYCEQKTNNNNIYNDRTKPKKKSVSFCDQVILVATAEDQEDDSYIPNPILERVLKSAMNKPELTTMPLQSEKPSLQRTESFDSQSSRSTISSLSQNSFVPNDNSHADYVRVQNGYPQYQVAQTRPQQQLNTQKSTGVYRTNSPVQPPQNQSPGNNQIYQALPNNPQNTSNPIPYTQPPAVYANSNSSPPNFSQNPANRLTPTHNPAYATKQLPRTVPNTFPPTQMHQNQPPNNAYYHRLPQHSTTPLPTNNYNANRQFPQNSPYQSVPTNSPAYQSYHSPPTSYANSDYSSRYPQNITNTNHYTQSPYQRVPPPHGETPADYNPAYQKNYYPDGNQNRGADVRHYANTQQQRMYPMNDNTPVNGEQQFQYPQSGYNPYQHLPPPKQIQKKSVSFEPGTKGGTESPIPPQMNGYGENQGLTGQKALCNLCRKKSINSPAMYCPDCDFYMSRFKPRS is encoded by the exons ATGATAAAGTTCAGATACAAACGCAAAGAGGAGGGGAAGGCGAAGATCGACGTGCTAAAGGATCGGGAACTGCTGCCGCCTAAAGACATGGTGGTCGTGGGTTCGATGCCGGTGAGGCACAGTACCTTGCCCAGGACTAAGAGGAGGGATTCGCCGGAGCGAGCGCCGCTGAGTCAGACGACTATTGCGCTTTTTAGA GAACTCTTCGCTCAACTGCAATGGTCTGCCGAGCGCACGCCAGCGGCCGACAGCCTCCGCCGCGcactcggcggcggcggcgcccgcTTCCAGCTCGGCTGCATGGCTGACGCCAGCGAATGCTTCGAGCACCTTCTCCTGAGGGTCCACGCTCACGTAGCAGCGGGAGACAGGAGGGATGATGATGCATGCAGAGCGCCGCACTGTGTTCCGCATCGGAAATTTGCGATGATGCTGGTGGAACAGTCGGTGTGCGGAGCGTGCCAGGCTACGTCGGAACCACTGCCATTTACTCAG ATGGTTCACTACGTGTCAGCGACAGCGCTGACTGCGCAGGCGGCGCTCGGAGAACACGGCGATAGCTTCGGCTTGCTGCTGCGAAAGGCCGGCGGCATGGGCGACATCAGAGATTGCCCG aATGCCTGTGGAGCAAAGATTCAAATCTGCCGAACTCTGATGAATCGACCCGAAGTAGTCTCCATCGGAATGGTCTGGGACTCTGAACGGCCTAACGCCGACCACGTCGCAGCTGTATACGCCGCGTTAGGCACGGAGCTCCGCCCCACCGACGCCTTCCACGCATGCGTCGACCGCGCCTGGGCAGCCCGGGCCACGCATCGCCTCGTAGGCCTCGTCACCTATTATGGGAAGCATTACTCCACCTTCTTCTTCCATAGCAAATTGCGACTATGGATATACTTCGACGACGCTGACGTCAAAGAAGTCGGACCGGAATGGTCGCACGTGGTCGATAAATGCCGGAGAGGTCGATTCCAACCCCTACTTCTCCTGTATGCTGCTGTAGATGGAACGCCGTGTGACACCCGCCATGCTCCTAAAGATGTAGTGCCATTCCCCGCCCCTGAACCTCGCCGTGCAGTGACCCCGGCCCCTGAAAGAAACAGCGCCGGCTTTGCGCGACGAGCCGTGACACCAGGCCCAGACAACGAATCCGACTATGTTAGTCGAAAAGCTGTGGAAAATATGCTCGAAGTCCAAGCGAACCGAAGAGCTCAGTTAGCTAGAAGTCTGAGTACTGGATCGGCTTCTGATACACAAGACCGCCCGCGAGCGCGACGAGACTCGGGCAACTGGAGCGGCGACCGCAACAGCGCTTCGTCTGCCTCCTCGTCTACTGTTGAGAGTCCCTACATGTATACTAGAGGCCGTGGCCCTGGCAGCGTGCCGAGCAGCCCTACTCGCAAAGGAGAACTATCTAGTGGCGGCTCCTGTGACGCTGGCTACGATTCCTACTCATTGTCATCAACTGACAGCTTACCCCTCCAACAAGGCCTGCGACACAACCTGCAGTTGGCTCAGATTCCTGAACTGACGACGCGAGGAGACTGCGAGGCTCTATGCTTAGAAGCTGACAGGCTGCTCGAGAAATCTCGACATGCCGAAGACTCGGCTGATTACGAAACCGCTCTCGTTTTGTGCGATGCGGCGGCATCTAAAGCCAGAGCTGCAATGGATGCTCCGTACAACAACCCTCATACTATGACATTTGCTCGAATGAAGCACAACACTTGTGTTATGCGCGCCCGAAGTCTTCAACGACGAATGGCTGGAATGACCAGAGTTACGGAAGTTCCACAAGCCGCTCCTATTCGAAACACCAAGGGAGGGCTAGAAAGCACTACTACGCCGATCGAAATTTACGCTACCTTGCCTAAGAAAAAAGGATCATCAAAGAAGTCGCCCAAATGCATAGACGACGACTTGGATAACAATCCTCGAGAACGCCCACCGAGACATAAGTCAAGGGACGAAGAAAAAGTTAGGGAAAAGCGGTCAAGAAGCGAAGATCGAGGACGTGCGAGAAAGGAAATAACAGTGGCAATTGAAAAGAAAGAAGAGCCAGTAGAAGATAAGAAAGCGAATAAGAAACAACATAAGATTCGCAGAAAATTATTGATGGGTGGTTTGATTCGAAGGAAAAACCGGTCAATGCCTGATCTAACTGAGGGCGCCGATGGCAACAATGAACCAACTAATAAAGAAAAACGAGTCTCGTCCGTTGATGATGGAGATGTAGGACGCAAGAAGACTGACGATAAATCGAATTTGAGTGGATACTTATCTGAAGGGCATTTAGAATATTCGGCAGCAAGCGGCACGAACCCCAACCTCGAGAGGAGTAAGTTGATGAGAAAGAGTTTCCACGGCAGTGCTGGCAAGATGCTAACTGCGGCCAAAGTGCCTCCGCCGCCCCCGCTGCGAACCACTTCTCAGCTTAGCGGGCCTAAGTTCGAGTCCGAAGTGATAGAGCACAACTTACAGTCGAGGCCACCACCACCAGTGCCAATGGCGGGCCGTGGAGATTATCCTTACCCTCACGACGACCCGGAAGACGGTGGTTTCTCGGAACAGTACGGGGACGAGCCGCAATCGCTGCCATTCTTGCCATCAAACTATGACGGAAATCCTCATTATAATCGGCTTGAAGACTCTCCGTCTCAAAACTTCCATACTGTCATTACGAAGGCAATGATCCACCAAGAACAAAGTCCTATCAAGAGAGAGACCATGCAACCAATTCAACCATCTCGCAGTCATATGCAAAATCTTAGCCACGCGTTTGACAATGGCGTTGATGTTGTCGACTGCGCCTTTCCCATGCGCAGATCTCCCCAAATGATGGACCTGCCGCCTTACCCCAGTCCGATGAACTCGGTTAATCACTCTCGGCAACCGAGCGAGGAATTCCCACCTCCTCCTCCACCTATAGATTTGACACCACTGCAAGATGAGTTGAGCTGCATTCAAAACTCCAGCCACAATGTAATTACGGCACAAACCGACGAAGAGCGAGAAGTTCCCAAAGGTTCTTTGTTGGCCCAGTTGCAGGAAAAGAGAAGTCAAATCCTAAGAAACGAAGAATGTCTATCGCAAATGAACCAGATGGAGACAAACAACAACAGCAGTGCTGATATTTGGCTTAAAGAGTTACAGGCTAAACAGGCTGCATTGAAATTGAAAAGGTCTGGATCACTCGAGGGACAGCTGTCAAGCCCAAGTGAAGCTGTTTCATCTAACAGCAACAATGTGCGAAACATTGCATCTAGATTTGAGACTAATGCACAAAATTCTTCAGATGGAGAAAGATCTCATATAGGATTTGTAGGTATGAGTGCCAATAGAGATGTAATTAACTGTTCGAACCAGTCCAACGTCGGCATGTATAACCGACGTGCTTCATCTTCATCCATCGATCCAAAACAGATGGAAGACGAATATTGTGAGCAGAAGACCAACAACAACAATATCTACAACGACCGGACTAAACCGAAGAAGAAGTCGGTGTCCTTCTGCGATCAGGTCATTTTAGTAGCTACTGCTGAAGACCAAGAGGATGACAGCTACATTCCTAACCCAATCCTGGAACGTGTGTTGAAATCTGCCATGAACAAGCCCGAATTGACCACGATGCCACTACAGTCAGAAAAGCCTTCATTACAGAGAACAGAATCATTCGACAGTCAGTCGTCTCGATCAACTATATCCTCTCTTTCCCAGAACTCTTTTGTACCAAATGATAACTCGCATGCCGACTACGTCAGGGTACAAAATGGCTATCCTCAATATCAGGTTGCACAAACCAGACCTCAACAACAGTTAAATACTCAGAAGAGCACAGGAGTGTACCGCACAAACTCACCGGTGCAACCTCCTCAGAATCAAAGCCCTGGCAACAACCAGATATACCAAGCACTGCCCAACAACCCTCAGAACACGTCCAACCCTATACCATACACCCAGCCGCCTGCAGTCTACGCGAACAGCAACTCAAGCCCACCGAACTTTAGTCAAAACCCCGCGAACAGACTCACGCCGACCCACAACCCCGCTTATGCCACCAAGCAACTGCCACGAACCGTTCCTAACACCTTCCCACCGACGCAAATGCACCAAAATCAACCACCGAACAACGCGTACTACCACCGATTACCGCAGCACTCGACCACACCGCTGCCTACCAATAACTACAACGCTAACCGCCAGTTCCCTCAAAACTCACCTTACCAAAGCGTGCCCACCAACTCGCCAGCTTACCAGAGCTACCACAGCCCACCGACTAGCTACGCGAACTCTGACTATTCTAGTCGATATCCGCAAAACATTACAAATACAAACCATTATACGCAGTCGCCTTACCAGCGCGTCCCACCGCCTCATGGAGAAACACCTGCAGACTATAACCCTGCATATCAAAAGAACTACTACCCTGACGGCAACCAGAACAGAGGCGCTGATGTAAGGCACTACGCCAACACGCAGCAGCAGAGGATGTACCCAATGAACGACAACACTCCCGTTAATGGGGAACAGCAATTCCAATACCCTCAAAGCGGGTACAATCCCTACCAGCATCTTCCGCCACCGAAGCAGATCCAGAAGAAATCTGTATCCTTTGAACCAGGCACGAAAGGTGGTACGGAATCTCCTATCCCTCCCCAGATGAATGGATATGGAGAGAACCAAGGGCTTACAGGACAGAAGGCTCTGTGTAACCTATGTCGTAAAAAATCTATAAACTCTCCGGCCATGTACTGCCCTGACTGCGACTTTTACATGTCGAGGTTCAAGCCCCGCTCATAG
- the LOC125242546 gene encoding uncharacterized protein LOC125242546 isoform X1 — protein MATGMAAAYREELRPQHSRDNSRDSGIFHTTKGLWNAPGENNCFLNSAVQVLWHLDIFRRSFRELSGHACLGPSCIFCALKELFAQLQWSAERTPAADSLRRALGGGGARFQLGCMADASECFEHLLLRVHAHVAAGDRRDDDACRAPHCVPHRKFAMMLVEQSVCGACQATSEPLPFTQMVHYVSATALTAQAALGEHGDSFGLLLRKAGGMGDIRDCPNACGAKIQICRTLMNRPEVVSIGMVWDSERPNADHVAAVYAALGTELRPTDAFHACVDRAWAARATHRLVGLVTYYGKHYSTFFFHSKLRLWIYFDDADVKEVGPEWSHVVDKCRRGRFQPLLLLYAAVDGTPCDTRHAPKDVVPFPAPEPRRAVTPAPERNSAGFARRAVTPGPDNESDYVSRKAVENMLEVQANRRAQLARSLSTGSASDTQDRPRARRDSGNWSGDRNSASSASSSTVESPYMYTRGRGPGSVPSSPTRKGELSSGGSCDAGYDSYSLSSTDSLPLQQGLRHNLQLAQIPELTTRGDCEALCLEADRLLEKSRHAEDSADYETALVLCDAAASKARAAMDAPYNNPHTMTFARMKHNTCVMRARSLQRRMAGMTRVTEVPQAAPIRNTKGGLESTTTPIEIYATLPKKKGSSKKSPKCIDDDLDNNPRERPPRHKSRDEEKVREKRSRSEDRGRARKEITVAIEKKEEPVEDKKANKKQHKIRRKLLMGGLIRRKNRSMPDLTEGADGNNEPTNKEKRVSSVDDGDVGRKKTDDKSNLSGYLSEGHLEYSAASGTNPNLERSKLMRKSFHGSAGKMLTAAKVPPPPPLRTTSQLSGPKFESEVIEHNLQSRPPPPVPMAGRGDYPYPHDDPEDGGFSEQYGDEPQSLPFLPSNYDGNPHYNRLEDSPSQNFHTVITKAMIHQEQSPIKRETMQPIQPSRSHMQNLSHAFDNGVDVVDCAFPMRRSPQMMDLPPYPSPMNSVNHSRQPSEEFPPPPPPIDLTPLQDELSCIQNSSHNVITAQTDEEREVPKGSLLAQLQEKRSQILRNEECLSQMNQMETNNNSSADIWLKELQAKQAALKLKRSGSLEGQLSSPSEAVSSNSNNVRNIASRFETNAQNSSDGERSHIGFVGMSANRDVINCSNQSNVGMYNRRASSSSIDPKQMEDEYCEQKTNNNNIYNDRTKPKKKSVSFCDQVILVATAEDQEDDSYIPNPILERVLKSAMNKPELTTMPLQSEKPSLQRTESFDSQSSRSTISSLSQNSFVPNDNSHADYVRVQNGYPQYQVAQTRPQQQLNTQKSTGVYRTNSPVQPPQNQSPGNNQIYQALPNNPQNTSNPIPYTQPPAVYANSNSSPPNFSQNPANRLTPTHNPAYATKQLPRTVPNTFPPTQMHQNQPPNNAYYHRLPQHSTTPLPTNNYNANRQFPQNSPYQSVPTNSPAYQSYHSPPTSYANSDYSSRYPQNITNTNHYTQSPYQRVPPPHGETPADYNPAYQKNYYPDGNQNRGADVRHYANTQQQRMYPMNDNTPVNGEQQFQYPQSGYNPYQHLPPPKQIQKKSVSFEPGTKGGTESPIPPQMNGYGENQGLTGQKALCNLCRKKSINSPAMYCPDCDFYMSRFKPRS, from the exons GAACTCTTCGCTCAACTGCAATGGTCTGCCGAGCGCACGCCAGCGGCCGACAGCCTCCGCCGCGcactcggcggcggcggcgcccgcTTCCAGCTCGGCTGCATGGCTGACGCCAGCGAATGCTTCGAGCACCTTCTCCTGAGGGTCCACGCTCACGTAGCAGCGGGAGACAGGAGGGATGATGATGCATGCAGAGCGCCGCACTGTGTTCCGCATCGGAAATTTGCGATGATGCTGGTGGAACAGTCGGTGTGCGGAGCGTGCCAGGCTACGTCGGAACCACTGCCATTTACTCAG ATGGTTCACTACGTGTCAGCGACAGCGCTGACTGCGCAGGCGGCGCTCGGAGAACACGGCGATAGCTTCGGCTTGCTGCTGCGAAAGGCCGGCGGCATGGGCGACATCAGAGATTGCCCG aATGCCTGTGGAGCAAAGATTCAAATCTGCCGAACTCTGATGAATCGACCCGAAGTAGTCTCCATCGGAATGGTCTGGGACTCTGAACGGCCTAACGCCGACCACGTCGCAGCTGTATACGCCGCGTTAGGCACGGAGCTCCGCCCCACCGACGCCTTCCACGCATGCGTCGACCGCGCCTGGGCAGCCCGGGCCACGCATCGCCTCGTAGGCCTCGTCACCTATTATGGGAAGCATTACTCCACCTTCTTCTTCCATAGCAAATTGCGACTATGGATATACTTCGACGACGCTGACGTCAAAGAAGTCGGACCGGAATGGTCGCACGTGGTCGATAAATGCCGGAGAGGTCGATTCCAACCCCTACTTCTCCTGTATGCTGCTGTAGATGGAACGCCGTGTGACACCCGCCATGCTCCTAAAGATGTAGTGCCATTCCCCGCCCCTGAACCTCGCCGTGCAGTGACCCCGGCCCCTGAAAGAAACAGCGCCGGCTTTGCGCGACGAGCCGTGACACCAGGCCCAGACAACGAATCCGACTATGTTAGTCGAAAAGCTGTGGAAAATATGCTCGAAGTCCAAGCGAACCGAAGAGCTCAGTTAGCTAGAAGTCTGAGTACTGGATCGGCTTCTGATACACAAGACCGCCCGCGAGCGCGACGAGACTCGGGCAACTGGAGCGGCGACCGCAACAGCGCTTCGTCTGCCTCCTCGTCTACTGTTGAGAGTCCCTACATGTATACTAGAGGCCGTGGCCCTGGCAGCGTGCCGAGCAGCCCTACTCGCAAAGGAGAACTATCTAGTGGCGGCTCCTGTGACGCTGGCTACGATTCCTACTCATTGTCATCAACTGACAGCTTACCCCTCCAACAAGGCCTGCGACACAACCTGCAGTTGGCTCAGATTCCTGAACTGACGACGCGAGGAGACTGCGAGGCTCTATGCTTAGAAGCTGACAGGCTGCTCGAGAAATCTCGACATGCCGAAGACTCGGCTGATTACGAAACCGCTCTCGTTTTGTGCGATGCGGCGGCATCTAAAGCCAGAGCTGCAATGGATGCTCCGTACAACAACCCTCATACTATGACATTTGCTCGAATGAAGCACAACACTTGTGTTATGCGCGCCCGAAGTCTTCAACGACGAATGGCTGGAATGACCAGAGTTACGGAAGTTCCACAAGCCGCTCCTATTCGAAACACCAAGGGAGGGCTAGAAAGCACTACTACGCCGATCGAAATTTACGCTACCTTGCCTAAGAAAAAAGGATCATCAAAGAAGTCGCCCAAATGCATAGACGACGACTTGGATAACAATCCTCGAGAACGCCCACCGAGACATAAGTCAAGGGACGAAGAAAAAGTTAGGGAAAAGCGGTCAAGAAGCGAAGATCGAGGACGTGCGAGAAAGGAAATAACAGTGGCAATTGAAAAGAAAGAAGAGCCAGTAGAAGATAAGAAAGCGAATAAGAAACAACATAAGATTCGCAGAAAATTATTGATGGGTGGTTTGATTCGAAGGAAAAACCGGTCAATGCCTGATCTAACTGAGGGCGCCGATGGCAACAATGAACCAACTAATAAAGAAAAACGAGTCTCGTCCGTTGATGATGGAGATGTAGGACGCAAGAAGACTGACGATAAATCGAATTTGAGTGGATACTTATCTGAAGGGCATTTAGAATATTCGGCAGCAAGCGGCACGAACCCCAACCTCGAGAGGAGTAAGTTGATGAGAAAGAGTTTCCACGGCAGTGCTGGCAAGATGCTAACTGCGGCCAAAGTGCCTCCGCCGCCCCCGCTGCGAACCACTTCTCAGCTTAGCGGGCCTAAGTTCGAGTCCGAAGTGATAGAGCACAACTTACAGTCGAGGCCACCACCACCAGTGCCAATGGCGGGCCGTGGAGATTATCCTTACCCTCACGACGACCCGGAAGACGGTGGTTTCTCGGAACAGTACGGGGACGAGCCGCAATCGCTGCCATTCTTGCCATCAAACTATGACGGAAATCCTCATTATAATCGGCTTGAAGACTCTCCGTCTCAAAACTTCCATACTGTCATTACGAAGGCAATGATCCACCAAGAACAAAGTCCTATCAAGAGAGAGACCATGCAACCAATTCAACCATCTCGCAGTCATATGCAAAATCTTAGCCACGCGTTTGACAATGGCGTTGATGTTGTCGACTGCGCCTTTCCCATGCGCAGATCTCCCCAAATGATGGACCTGCCGCCTTACCCCAGTCCGATGAACTCGGTTAATCACTCTCGGCAACCGAGCGAGGAATTCCCACCTCCTCCTCCACCTATAGATTTGACACCACTGCAAGATGAGTTGAGCTGCATTCAAAACTCCAGCCACAATGTAATTACGGCACAAACCGACGAAGAGCGAGAAGTTCCCAAAGGTTCTTTGTTGGCCCAGTTGCAGGAAAAGAGAAGTCAAATCCTAAGAAACGAAGAATGTCTATCGCAAATGAACCAGATGGAGACAAACAACAACAGCAGTGCTGATATTTGGCTTAAAGAGTTACAGGCTAAACAGGCTGCATTGAAATTGAAAAGGTCTGGATCACTCGAGGGACAGCTGTCAAGCCCAAGTGAAGCTGTTTCATCTAACAGCAACAATGTGCGAAACATTGCATCTAGATTTGAGACTAATGCACAAAATTCTTCAGATGGAGAAAGATCTCATATAGGATTTGTAGGTATGAGTGCCAATAGAGATGTAATTAACTGTTCGAACCAGTCCAACGTCGGCATGTATAACCGACGTGCTTCATCTTCATCCATCGATCCAAAACAGATGGAAGACGAATATTGTGAGCAGAAGACCAACAACAACAATATCTACAACGACCGGACTAAACCGAAGAAGAAGTCGGTGTCCTTCTGCGATCAGGTCATTTTAGTAGCTACTGCTGAAGACCAAGAGGATGACAGCTACATTCCTAACCCAATCCTGGAACGTGTGTTGAAATCTGCCATGAACAAGCCCGAATTGACCACGATGCCACTACAGTCAGAAAAGCCTTCATTACAGAGAACAGAATCATTCGACAGTCAGTCGTCTCGATCAACTATATCCTCTCTTTCCCAGAACTCTTTTGTACCAAATGATAACTCGCATGCCGACTACGTCAGGGTACAAAATGGCTATCCTCAATATCAGGTTGCACAAACCAGACCTCAACAACAGTTAAATACTCAGAAGAGCACAGGAGTGTACCGCACAAACTCACCGGTGCAACCTCCTCAGAATCAAAGCCCTGGCAACAACCAGATATACCAAGCACTGCCCAACAACCCTCAGAACACGTCCAACCCTATACCATACACCCAGCCGCCTGCAGTCTACGCGAACAGCAACTCAAGCCCACCGAACTTTAGTCAAAACCCCGCGAACAGACTCACGCCGACCCACAACCCCGCTTATGCCACCAAGCAACTGCCACGAACCGTTCCTAACACCTTCCCACCGACGCAAATGCACCAAAATCAACCACCGAACAACGCGTACTACCACCGATTACCGCAGCACTCGACCACACCGCTGCCTACCAATAACTACAACGCTAACCGCCAGTTCCCTCAAAACTCACCTTACCAAAGCGTGCCCACCAACTCGCCAGCTTACCAGAGCTACCACAGCCCACCGACTAGCTACGCGAACTCTGACTATTCTAGTCGATATCCGCAAAACATTACAAATACAAACCATTATACGCAGTCGCCTTACCAGCGCGTCCCACCGCCTCATGGAGAAACACCTGCAGACTATAACCCTGCATATCAAAAGAACTACTACCCTGACGGCAACCAGAACAGAGGCGCTGATGTAAGGCACTACGCCAACACGCAGCAGCAGAGGATGTACCCAATGAACGACAACACTCCCGTTAATGGGGAACAGCAATTCCAATACCCTCAAAGCGGGTACAATCCCTACCAGCATCTTCCGCCACCGAAGCAGATCCAGAAGAAATCTGTATCCTTTGAACCAGGCACGAAAGGTGGTACGGAATCTCCTATCCCTCCCCAGATGAATGGATATGGAGAGAACCAAGGGCTTACAGGACAGAAGGCTCTGTGTAACCTATGTCGTAAAAAATCTATAAACTCTCCGGCCATGTACTGCCCTGACTGCGACTTTTACATGTCGAGGTTCAAGCCCCGCTCATAG